In Pseudomonas poae, a single genomic region encodes these proteins:
- a CDS encoding acyl-CoA thioesterase, producing MNFHTRKWVKPEDLNPNGTLFGGSLLRWIDEEAAIYAIVQLGNQRVVTKYISEINFVSASRQGDIIELGITATEFGRTSITLTCEVRNKITRKSILTVEKMVFVNLGEDGLPAPHGRTEIKYVKDQFAEESISE from the coding sequence ATGAACTTCCACACCCGCAAATGGGTAAAACCCGAAGACCTCAACCCCAACGGCACCCTGTTCGGCGGCAGCCTGCTGCGCTGGATCGACGAAGAAGCGGCCATCTACGCCATTGTCCAATTGGGCAACCAGCGTGTGGTGACCAAGTACATCTCCGAGATCAACTTTGTCAGCGCTTCGCGCCAGGGCGACATCATCGAACTGGGCATCACCGCCACCGAGTTCGGCCGCACCTCCATCACCCTGACCTGCGAGGTGCGCAACAAGATCACCCGCAAAAGCATCCTCACCGTAGAAAAGATGGTGTTCGTCAACCTCGGCGAAGACGGTTTGCCGGCACCCCATGGCCGTACTGAAATCAAGTACGTGAAAGACCAGTTCGCGGAAGAAAGCATCAGCGAGTAA
- a CDS encoding sodium:proton antiporter: protein MLELVAAFICLTTLLTYVNFRFIGLPPTIGVMVTALLFSLILQGLSVLGYPGLEERIQQLIGQIDFGDLLMNWMLSFLLFAGALHVNLSDLRSYRWPIGLLATFGVLIATVVIGSLAYYIFALFGWHVSFLYCLLFGALISPTDPIAVLGVLRTANASKPLKTTIVGESLFNDGTAVVVFTVLLGIAQLGETPTVGATAMLFAHEAIGGVVFGGLIGYLVYLMIKSIEQHQIEVMLTLALVIGGSAMATELHVSAPIAMVVAGLIIGNLGRKLAMNDMTRRYLDGFWELLDDMLNALLFALIGMELLLLPFNWLHVFAASLLAVAILLSRLLTVAPAILLLRRWRTVPRGTIRILTWGGLRGGVSVALALALPLGPERDLLLSITYIVVLSSILLQGLSIGKLVKRVTRDEPQVAPEHH, encoded by the coding sequence ATGCTTGAACTTGTCGCCGCCTTTATTTGCCTCACCACCCTACTCACTTATGTGAACTTCCGCTTTATCGGCCTGCCGCCCACTATCGGCGTAATGGTCACGGCCCTGCTGTTTTCCCTGATCCTGCAAGGCCTGAGCGTGCTCGGCTACCCAGGCCTGGAAGAACGCATCCAGCAATTGATCGGCCAGATCGACTTCGGCGACTTGCTGATGAACTGGATGCTCTCGTTCCTGCTGTTCGCCGGCGCCTTGCACGTCAACCTGAGTGACCTGCGCAGTTACCGCTGGCCCATCGGCCTGCTGGCGACCTTCGGCGTATTGATCGCCACCGTGGTCATCGGCAGCTTGGCCTACTACATCTTTGCCCTGTTTGGCTGGCATGTGAGCTTCCTCTACTGCCTGCTGTTCGGTGCACTGATCTCGCCCACCGACCCAATTGCGGTGCTCGGCGTACTGCGTACCGCCAACGCCTCCAAACCGCTGAAAACCACTATCGTCGGCGAGTCGCTGTTCAACGACGGCACGGCAGTGGTGGTGTTTACCGTGTTGCTGGGCATTGCACAGCTGGGCGAAACCCCAACGGTAGGCGCCACGGCTATGCTGTTCGCCCATGAGGCGATTGGCGGCGTGGTGTTCGGTGGCTTGATCGGCTATCTGGTGTACCTGATGATCAAGAGCATCGAGCAGCACCAGATCGAAGTGATGCTGACCCTCGCCCTGGTGATCGGCGGCTCGGCGATGGCCACTGAACTGCATGTCTCTGCACCGATTGCGATGGTGGTCGCGGGCCTGATCATCGGCAACCTGGGGCGCAAGCTGGCGATGAACGACATGACCCGCCGCTACCTCGACGGTTTTTGGGAATTGCTCGATGACATGCTCAACGCCTTGCTGTTTGCGCTGATCGGCATGGAATTGCTGCTGTTGCCGTTCAACTGGCTGCACGTGTTCGCAGCCAGCTTGCTGGCGGTAGCGATCCTGCTCTCGCGCCTGCTGACGGTGGCGCCGGCGATCTTGCTGCTACGTCGCTGGCGCACAGTGCCGCGCGGCACCATCCGCATCCTTACGTGGGGCGGCCTGCGCGGCGGTGTGTCGGTTGCCCTGGCCCTGGCGTTGCCGCTGGGCCCGGAACGTGACCTGCTGCTGAGCATCACCTACATCGTGGTGCTGTCGTCGATCCTGTTGCAGGGCCTGAGCATCGGCAAGTTGGTCAAGCGCGTGACCCGGGACGAGCCCCAGGTCGCGCCTGAGCATCACTGA
- a CDS encoding cytochrome c, which produces MTFKRLTVVLLACLTLSACGGVDPNSPLGQRKAIFKQMLKTGEDLGGMLRGRIPFDGAKFADGAVKLDALSHEPWKHFPSVREEDHTSAKDDVWQQQARFQELARNLETATGELVVASQVQPYKASNLGPAVQKVEDACTACHKQFRDH; this is translated from the coding sequence ATGACTTTTAAAAGACTGACCGTTGTATTGCTGGCCTGCCTGACACTGTCCGCCTGTGGCGGCGTTGATCCGAATTCGCCCCTGGGCCAGCGCAAGGCGATCTTCAAGCAGATGCTCAAGACCGGCGAAGACCTGGGCGGCATGTTGCGCGGGCGCATTCCCTTCGACGGCGCGAAATTCGCCGACGGCGCAGTCAAGCTGGATGCGTTGTCCCATGAACCGTGGAAACATTTCCCGAGCGTGCGTGAAGAAGACCACACCAGCGCCAAGGATGACGTTTGGCAGCAACAGGCACGCTTCCAGGAACTGGCCCGCAACCTGGAAACGGCCACCGGTGAATTGGTGGTCGCAAGCCAGGTTCAGCCTTACAAGGCCAGTAATCTTGGGCCGGCCGTGCAGAAGGTCGAAGATGCCTGCACGGCCTGCCATAAACAGTTTCGGGACCACTGA
- a CDS encoding methionine adenosyltransferase has product MSEYSLFTSESVSEGHPDKIADQISDAVLDAIIAEDKHARVACETLVKTGVAIIAGEVTTTAWVDLEQIVRDVITDIGYTSSDVGFDGATCGVMNIIGKQSPDINQGVDRAKPEDQGAGDQGLMFGYASNETDVLMPAPITFSHQLVQRQAEARKSGQLPWLRPDAKSQVTCRYEGGKVVGIDAVVLSTQHNPDVSYADLREGVMELIVKHVLPAELLTKDTQFHINPTGQFIIGGPVGDCGLTGRKIIVDSYGGMARHGGGAFSGKDPSKVDRSAAYAGRYVAKNIVAAGLAERCEIQVSYAIGVAQPTSISLNTFGTGKISDDKIVKLVREIFDLRPYAITTMLDLLHPMYQETAAYGHFGRTPAQKTVGDDTFTTFTWEKTDRANDLRVAAGL; this is encoded by the coding sequence ATGAGCGAATACTCCCTTTTCACCTCCGAGTCCGTGTCTGAAGGGCATCCGGACAAAATCGCCGACCAGATTTCTGACGCGGTGCTGGACGCCATCATTGCTGAAGACAAGCACGCCCGTGTGGCCTGCGAGACTCTGGTGAAAACCGGTGTAGCAATCATCGCTGGCGAAGTGACCACCACCGCCTGGGTTGACCTGGAGCAGATCGTTCGTGACGTGATCACCGACATCGGCTACACCAGCTCCGACGTCGGCTTCGACGGCGCGACCTGCGGCGTGATGAACATCATCGGCAAGCAGTCCCCGGACATCAACCAGGGTGTCGACCGCGCCAAGCCAGAAGACCAGGGCGCCGGCGACCAGGGCCTGATGTTCGGCTACGCCAGCAACGAAACCGACGTGCTGATGCCGGCACCGATCACCTTCTCGCACCAACTGGTGCAACGTCAGGCCGAAGCCCGCAAAAGCGGCCAACTGCCTTGGCTGCGCCCGGATGCCAAGTCCCAGGTGACCTGCCGTTATGAAGGCGGCAAGGTGGTGGGTATCGACGCCGTTGTACTGTCGACCCAGCACAACCCGGACGTTTCCTACGCTGACCTGCGTGAAGGCGTGATGGAGCTGATCGTCAAGCACGTGTTGCCTGCCGAACTGCTGACCAAGGACACCCAGTTCCACATCAACCCGACTGGCCAGTTCATCATTGGTGGCCCAGTGGGCGACTGCGGCCTGACCGGTCGCAAGATCATCGTCGACAGCTACGGCGGCATGGCCCGTCACGGCGGCGGCGCGTTCTCGGGTAAAGACCCATCCAAGGTTGACCGTTCGGCGGCCTACGCCGGTCGTTACGTGGCCAAGAACATCGTCGCAGCCGGCCTGGCCGAGCGTTGCGAGATCCAGGTTTCCTACGCTATCGGTGTAGCCCAGCCTACGTCGATCTCGCTGAATACCTTTGGCACCGGCAAGATCAGCGATGACAAGATCGTAAAACTGGTGCGTGAGATCTTCGACCTGCGTCCTTACGCGATCACCACCATGCTCGACCTGCTGCACCCGATGTACCAGGAAACTGCAGCCTACGGCCACTTCGGTCGTACTCCAGCACAGAAGACTGTCGGCGACGACACCTTCACCACGTTCACCTGGGAAAAAACCGACCGCGCCAACGACCTGCGCGTCGCTGCCGGCCTGTAA
- a CDS encoding methyltransferase domain-containing protein, whose protein sequence is MNLPMPSLRPDDGDELAALCKAAGDPLRLNVLRALANDSFGVLELAQIFAIGQSGMSHHLKVLAQADLVATRREGNAIFYRRALPHTDLLGGKLHAALLEEVDGLSLPTDVQSRIGQVHGQRAAASQDFFARVAEKFRAQQDLIAGLAQYRDSVLAMLDKLSFSDEATALEVGPGDGGFLPELARRFHQVTALDNSPAMLELARQLCEREALGNVSLQLADALSGTPIKADCVVLNMVLHHFAAPADALKQMAGLLHSGGSLLVTDLCSHNQNWAREACGDLWLGFEQDDLARWATAAGLVPGESLYVGLRNGFQIQVRHFQRPAGDTHHR, encoded by the coding sequence ATGAATCTACCCATGCCCTCCCTGCGCCCCGACGACGGCGATGAACTGGCAGCCTTGTGCAAGGCCGCTGGCGATCCGTTGCGTCTGAACGTATTGCGCGCACTGGCCAACGATTCCTTCGGCGTACTGGAGCTGGCGCAGATCTTCGCCATCGGCCAGTCCGGCATGAGCCACCATTTGAAAGTATTGGCCCAGGCCGACCTGGTGGCCACTCGCCGCGAAGGCAATGCGATTTTTTACCGTCGCGCCCTGCCCCACACCGATCTGCTGGGCGGCAAGCTGCACGCTGCCTTGCTCGAGGAAGTGGACGGCCTGAGCCTGCCGACTGACGTGCAGTCGCGTATCGGCCAGGTCCACGGGCAACGTGCTGCGGCGAGCCAGGACTTTTTCGCACGGGTCGCCGAGAAGTTTCGCGCCCAGCAGGACCTGATCGCCGGGCTGGCCCAATACCGCGACAGCGTACTGGCGATGCTGGACAAGCTGAGCTTCAGTGATGAAGCCACCGCGCTGGAAGTCGGCCCTGGAGATGGCGGTTTCCTGCCGGAACTGGCACGGCGCTTTCACCAGGTCACGGCGCTGGATAACAGCCCGGCAATGCTCGAACTGGCACGCCAACTGTGCGAGCGCGAAGCACTGGGCAATGTCAGCCTGCAGTTGGCTGACGCGCTCAGTGGCACACCGATCAAGGCCGACTGCGTGGTGCTGAACATGGTCTTGCACCATTTCGCCGCCCCCGCCGACGCCCTCAAGCAAATGGCCGGGTTGCTGCATTCCGGCGGTAGCCTGTTGGTTACGGATTTATGCAGCCACAACCAGAATTGGGCCAGGGAGGCCTGCGGTGATCTCTGGTTGGGCTTTGAACAGGACGATCTGGCCCGTTGGGCCACCGCTGCGGGACTCGTTCCCGGGGAAAGCCTCTATGTAGGTTTACGTAATGGTTTCCAGATCCAGGTCCGCCATTTTCAGCGACCGGCTGGCGACACTCACCATCGGTAA
- the tkt gene encoding transketolase produces MPSRRERANAIRALSMDAVQKANSGHPGAPMGMADIAEVLWRDYLKHNPSNPSFADRDRFVLSNGHGSMLIYSLLHLTGYDVTIDDLKSFRQLHSRTPGHPEFGYTPGVETTTGPLGQGLANAVGFALAEKVLGAQFNRPGHNIVDHHTYVFLGDGCMMEGISHEVASLAGTLGLGKLIAFYDDNGISIDGEVEGWFTDDTPKRFEAYNWQVIRNVDGHDPEEIKTAIDTARKSEQPTLICCKTTIGFGSPNKQGKEDCHGAPLGDAEIALTRAALKWNHGPFEIPADIYAEWDAKDKGRAVEVEWDERFNAYSAEFPALAIELMSRLNGDLPLDFSAKADEFIAEVAAKGETIASRKASQNTLNAFGPLLPELLGGSADLAGSNLTLWKGCKGVTAEDASGNYMYYGVREFGMSAIMNGVSLHGGLVPYGATFLMFMEYARNAVRMAALMKKRVIHVYTHDSIGLGEDGPTHQPVEQLTSLRTTPNLDTWRPADAVESAVAWKHAIERKDGPSALIFSRQNLQHQVRTDAQIADISRGGYVLKDCDGEPELILISTGSEVGLTVQAYDKLTEQGRKVRVVSIPCTSVFDAQDAGYKQSVLPLQVSARIAIEAAHADYWYKYVGLEGRVIGMTTYGESAPAPALFEEFGFTLDNILGQAEELLED; encoded by the coding sequence ATGCCCAGCCGTCGTGAGCGTGCCAACGCCATTCGTGCCCTCAGCATGGATGCCGTGCAAAAAGCCAACAGCGGCCATCCCGGTGCCCCGATGGGCATGGCGGATATCGCCGAAGTACTTTGGCGTGACTACCTGAAACACAACCCGAGCAATCCATCGTTCGCCGACCGTGACCGCTTCGTGCTGTCCAACGGCCATGGCTCGATGCTGATTTATTCGCTGCTGCACCTGACCGGCTACGACGTCACCATCGACGATCTGAAAAGCTTCCGTCAGCTGCACAGCCGCACGCCGGGCCACCCGGAATTCGGCTACACCCCAGGCGTCGAGACCACCACCGGTCCCCTGGGCCAAGGCCTGGCGAATGCTGTTGGCTTCGCACTGGCAGAAAAAGTCCTGGGCGCACAGTTCAACCGCCCTGGCCACAACATCGTCGATCACCACACCTACGTGTTCCTGGGTGATGGCTGCATGATGGAAGGCATTTCCCACGAAGTCGCTTCCCTGGCCGGCACCCTGGGCCTGGGCAAGCTGATTGCGTTCTACGATGACAACGGCATCTCCATCGACGGCGAAGTCGAAGGCTGGTTCACCGATGACACCCCTAAGCGTTTCGAAGCCTACAACTGGCAGGTGATCCGCAATGTCGACGGCCACGATCCGGAAGAGATCAAGACCGCCATCGACACCGCCCGCAAAAGCGAGCAGCCGACCCTGATCTGCTGCAAGACCACCATCGGTTTCGGTTCGCCGAACAAGCAAGGTAAAGAAGACTGCCACGGCGCCCCCCTGGGCGACGCGGAAATCGCCCTGACCCGTGCTGCGCTGAAGTGGAACCACGGCCCGTTCGAAATCCCGGCTGACATTTATGCCGAGTGGGATGCCAAGGATAAAGGCCGCGCCGTTGAGGTAGAGTGGGATGAGCGCTTCAATGCTTACTCCGCTGAGTTCCCTGCGCTGGCCATCGAATTGATGAGCCGTCTGAACGGTGACCTGCCGCTGGACTTCTCGGCCAAGGCCGACGAGTTCATCGCCGAAGTCGCTGCCAAGGGCGAAACCATCGCCAGCCGCAAAGCCAGCCAGAACACCCTGAACGCCTTTGGCCCTCTGTTGCCTGAGTTGCTCGGCGGTTCGGCTGACCTGGCCGGTTCCAACCTGACCCTGTGGAAAGGCTGCAAAGGCGTAACGGCCGAAGACGCCAGCGGCAACTACATGTACTACGGCGTACGTGAGTTCGGCATGAGCGCCATCATGAACGGCGTGTCCCTGCACGGCGGCCTGGTGCCTTACGGCGCGACTTTCCTGATGTTCATGGAATACGCCCGTAACGCCGTACGCATGGCGGCGCTGATGAAGAAGCGTGTGATCCATGTGTACACCCACGACTCCATCGGCCTGGGCGAAGACGGCCCGACGCACCAGCCGGTCGAGCAACTGACCAGCCTGCGCACCACGCCGAACCTGGACACCTGGCGCCCAGCCGACGCGGTGGAGTCCGCCGTGGCCTGGAAGCACGCCATCGAGCGTAAAGACGGCCCTTCGGCGCTGATCTTCTCGCGTCAGAACCTGCAGCACCAAGTGCGTACCGACGCGCAGATCGCCGATATCAGCCGTGGTGGCTACGTGTTGAAGGACTGCGACGGCGAGCCGGAGCTGATCCTGATCTCCACCGGTTCCGAAGTGGGCCTGACCGTTCAGGCGTACGACAAGCTCACCGAACAAGGCCGCAAGGTTCGCGTGGTGTCGATCCCGTGCACCAGCGTGTTCGACGCCCAGGACGCCGGCTACAAGCAATCGGTATTGCCGTTGCAGGTCAGCGCACGTATCGCTATCGAAGCGGCTCACGCCGACTACTGGTACAAGTACGTGGGCCTGGAAGGCCGCGTGATCGGCATGACCACCTACGGTGAGTCGGCGCCGGCGCCAGCGTTGTTCGAAGAATTCGGTTTCACCCTGGACAACATCCTGGGTCAGGCTGAAGAGCTGCTGGAAGACTAA